In Fimbriimonadales bacterium, the following are encoded in one genomic region:
- a CDS encoding DUF1501 domain-containing protein: MANELTRRDFLKSGAIVAIGVVTPPWLAKIAKADILVQSKGGKIDPDNILVVCQLSGGNDGLNTVIPWSNANYYSLRPTLGLKEESVLKVNEALGFHPAMNAFKELFVAGSVAVIQNVGYPNPDRSHFKSMEIWQTANPDGRETYGWLGKYLDHQMSKGSTNPVLALSLSRQRPTALKGKVASVPCFASLADISAFVGDPDSEKLLRDVQGMESGKETATDVVRKANLTALDAMSELDRALDKYQSNFQYGNDEFGQGFKQIAHLIAVSPKTRVFYLAAGGFDTHSQQPLQHERLLKGFSDALNTFMQEMKALGKDKKVTVMVFSEFGRRCAENASLGTDHGAAAPMFVAGGRVKGGFVGENPDLVNLDRGDLKWKIDFRQVYSTLIDRWMGGDSESLFGKKFEHVPIL, translated from the coding sequence ATGGCGAATGAATTAACGAGAAGAGACTTTCTGAAAAGTGGAGCAATCGTCGCTATCGGTGTCGTTACACCACCGTGGCTCGCAAAAATTGCCAAAGCGGACATCCTCGTTCAATCGAAGGGAGGAAAAATCGACCCCGATAACATTTTGGTCGTCTGCCAACTGAGCGGCGGCAACGATGGGCTCAATACCGTCATCCCTTGGTCGAATGCAAACTACTACAGTCTGCGTCCGACACTCGGGCTAAAAGAGGAATCCGTTTTGAAGGTGAACGAAGCATTGGGTTTTCATCCGGCAATGAACGCTTTCAAAGAACTCTTCGTCGCGGGGAGTGTAGCAGTCATTCAAAACGTCGGATATCCGAATCCTGACCGTTCCCATTTCAAAAGTATGGAAATTTGGCAAACCGCCAATCCGGACGGAAGAGAAACTTATGGATGGCTCGGTAAATATCTCGACCATCAAATGTCGAAAGGCAGCACGAATCCCGTGTTAGCACTGAGCTTAAGCCGACAGCGCCCCACCGCGTTGAAAGGAAAAGTCGCATCCGTTCCTTGTTTTGCCAGCCTTGCCGACATTTCGGCATTCGTAGGAGACCCCGATTCTGAAAAATTACTCCGCGACGTGCAAGGAATGGAAAGCGGAAAAGAAACAGCGACAGACGTCGTTCGAAAGGCGAACTTAACCGCACTCGATGCAATGTCAGAATTGGATCGTGCCCTCGACAAGTATCAATCGAATTTTCAATACGGAAACGACGAATTCGGGCAAGGCTTCAAACAAATTGCGCATTTGATAGCCGTTTCACCGAAAACGCGTGTTTTCTATCTTGCCGCTGGCGGATTCGATACACACAGTCAACAACCGTTACAGCATGAAAGACTCCTAAAAGGTTTCAGTGACGCATTGAACACTTTCATGCAAGAAATGAAAGCACTCGGCAAAGATAAAAAAGTGACGGTGATGGTGTTTAGCGAATTCGGTCGTCGTTGCGCAGAAAATGCCAGTCTGGGAACTGACCACGGCGCTGCCGCTCCGATGTTCGTAGCGGGGGGGCGTGTGAAAGGCGGTTTCGTAGGAGAAAATCCCGACTTGGTTAATTTAGACCGTGGTGACCTGAAATGGAAAATAGATTTTCGCCAAGTCTATTCCACGCTCATAGACCGATGGATGGGTGGCGACAGCGAAAGCCTCTTCGGCAAAAAATTCGAACACGTCCCCATCCTGTAA
- a CDS encoding methyltransferase domain-containing protein — MAISIPKIDQEQLRCEIRKEYADVARSPKKGFHFHTGLPLAEILGYPNEFIDKIPARSLDSFAGTGNPFALGEIKEGMKVVDIGCGAGFDSLIASVKVGKNGRVMGIDMTPEMLEKARASAEEMGLSNIEFIEGYAEELPVPDGWADVVISNGVVNLCPNKLGVFHEMYRVLKKGGRIQIGDIIVQKAVPEDAKEYIELWTG, encoded by the coding sequence ATGGCAATATCCATACCCAAAATCGATCAGGAACAACTTCGATGTGAAATCCGCAAAGAATACGCCGATGTCGCTCGCAGCCCTAAAAAAGGATTTCATTTTCACACAGGTCTACCTCTTGCAGAAATTCTCGGGTATCCGAACGAATTCATAGACAAAATTCCTGCACGCTCTTTAGATTCGTTCGCAGGAACGGGAAATCCTTTCGCGCTCGGAGAAATAAAAGAAGGAATGAAAGTTGTAGACATCGGCTGTGGTGCAGGCTTCGATAGTCTGATTGCTTCCGTGAAAGTCGGAAAAAATGGACGAGTGATGGGAATTGACATGACTCCAGAAATGTTGGAGAAGGCTCGCGCGAGCGCTGAAGAAATGGGTCTCTCTAACATCGAGTTCATCGAAGGCTATGCAGAGGAGTTGCCTGTTCCGGATGGATGGGCGGATGTCGTCATTTCGAATGGCGTCGTCAATCTATGTCCGAACAAGCTCGGTGTGTTTCACGAAATGTATCGCGTTCTAAAAAAGGGGGGGCGCATTCAAATCGGCGATATCATCGTGCAAAAAGCAGTACCCGAAGACGCAAAAGAGTATATCGAATTATGGACTGGGTGA
- a CDS encoding HlyD family efflux transporter periplasmic adaptor subunit has product MKARLILVVSILAAFLLGGYVLDRIRYQRESKLSGFFENQPTQLSPRLDGRVIEILVDEGDVVEPGQVLLRLSNESYEAITKAQEQKAEEAKEQYLKILHGPRIEEIEAQQAAVRQAESIYEKLVNGPLPEEIEAARAKLKEAEAQYEKLKRGPRKEEIEAAHAAANLALQKLRQAERGLTQEEKEQLRARFDAAVSVETLAHRDFERAQKLYDQGAISKQQYDAALANYQTAQAKRREAQEAYERAIRGTPPEELAQAREAYRQAKAQYEILLHGFRKEDIEAARQQVNSAREKLKLLLRGTRREDIQAAKAQLDQARARLIELQRGNRPEDIAMAKAAEKQARLNALSAKENLREIEVRATFKGTVDRIFVAIGDVVKAGEPVIQVSNPNDIWLRVYLPEKELSKVSIGDEAIIAVDGIEGTVQGKVESIATRGEFTPINLQAPEERGRQVFAIRLRLVRPDSRIKAGMYATVKRVGKWP; this is encoded by the coding sequence ATGAAAGCGCGTCTTATCCTCGTTGTCTCGATTTTAGCAGCGTTTCTCTTGGGAGGATATGTCCTCGACAGAATACGCTACCAGCGTGAAAGCAAACTATCTGGATTTTTCGAAAATCAACCAACACAACTTTCACCGAGACTCGACGGAAGAGTCATCGAAATACTCGTTGACGAAGGCGACGTCGTCGAACCAGGACAAGTGTTGCTGCGACTATCGAATGAAAGTTACGAAGCGATTACCAAAGCACAAGAACAAAAAGCAGAAGAAGCGAAAGAACAATATTTAAAAATTTTACACGGTCCTCGCATTGAAGAAATCGAAGCTCAACAAGCCGCCGTGCGACAAGCCGAATCCATCTACGAAAAACTCGTGAACGGTCCATTGCCAGAGGAAATCGAAGCCGCGCGCGCGAAACTCAAGGAAGCCGAAGCGCAGTACGAAAAACTCAAACGAGGTCCGCGAAAAGAAGAAATCGAGGCAGCCCACGCCGCTGCGAACCTCGCGTTGCAAAAGTTGCGACAAGCGGAACGCGGTCTGACCCAAGAAGAAAAAGAACAGTTGAGAGCACGTTTCGATGCAGCCGTGTCAGTAGAAACACTCGCTCATCGTGATTTCGAAAGAGCACAAAAACTCTATGACCAAGGTGCTATTTCGAAACAGCAGTACGATGCCGCGTTAGCAAATTACCAAACGGCGCAAGCAAAAAGACGCGAGGCGCAAGAAGCGTATGAAAGAGCCATACGCGGAACCCCCCCCGAAGAACTCGCACAAGCACGCGAAGCCTATCGCCAAGCAAAAGCGCAATACGAAATCCTTCTTCACGGTTTTCGCAAAGAAGATATCGAAGCAGCACGTCAACAGGTCAATTCAGCACGCGAGAAACTGAAATTACTTTTGCGAGGTACACGAAGAGAAGACATCCAAGCCGCTAAGGCGCAATTAGACCAGGCTCGAGCAAGACTCATCGAACTGCAACGTGGTAATCGCCCCGAAGACATCGCTATGGCAAAAGCCGCAGAAAAGCAAGCACGATTAAACGCATTGAGCGCAAAAGAAAACCTTCGAGAAATCGAGGTGCGCGCAACGTTCAAAGGTACAGTGGACCGCATATTCGTGGCTATTGGAGATGTCGTAAAAGCTGGAGAACCGGTGATTCAAGTCTCGAATCCTAACGACATCTGGCTTCGTGTTTATCTTCCAGAAAAAGAACTTTCGAAAGTATCCATCGGAGACGAAGCAATAATCGCTGTAGACGGAATCGAGGGGACAGTCCAGGGAAAAGTAGAAAGTATAGCAACGCGAGGCGAGTTCACTCCCATCAATTTGCAGGCACCGGAAGAACGAGGACGGCAAGTTTTCGCGATTCGATTGCGACTTGTGCGTCCTGATTCGAGAATTAAAGCGGGCATGTACGCAACGGTCAAGAGGGTCGGGAAGTGGCCGTAG
- a CDS encoding ABC transporter ATP-binding protein, whose product MAVEIAIRADNLTRRFGSLTAVDHVTFEIQRGTIFGFLGPNGSGKSTCIRMLCGVLEPSEGNAIVNGFDVVSQTEEVKRSIGYMNQTYSLYRDLSARENLEFFGGVYGLRGEHLQKRITEVADIVGLHRYMEQPSGTLSGGWKQRLALAAALLHEPDVLFLDEPTAGIDPVARRSLWNLLFHLASQQKTLFVSTHYMDEAERCSRIGYIYMSKLILLGTPDEIKRLPEVSPVGTRRVSVESDNPTETLNAFRKKPFVHDATLVESDVHLLIDESVTDDEILKSVQGIRRVQSAEPSLEDVFVAITKKMADS is encoded by the coding sequence GTGGCCGTAGAAATCGCAATTCGCGCGGACAATCTCACACGACGTTTCGGCTCTCTTACTGCCGTTGACCATGTCACTTTCGAAATTCAAAGAGGCACCATCTTCGGATTTTTAGGACCGAACGGCAGCGGTAAAAGCACATGCATTCGTATGCTGTGCGGAGTACTCGAACCTTCCGAAGGCAATGCGATAGTCAATGGCTTCGATGTCGTATCACAAACTGAAGAAGTCAAACGCTCGATAGGTTACATGAATCAAACCTACAGTTTATATAGAGATTTATCTGCTCGAGAAAATTTAGAATTTTTCGGAGGCGTTTATGGACTCCGTGGAGAACACTTGCAAAAAAGAATCACCGAAGTTGCCGACATCGTCGGATTGCACCGATACATGGAACAGCCGAGCGGAACGTTATCCGGAGGTTGGAAACAACGCTTAGCACTCGCTGCAGCATTGCTTCACGAACCCGATGTGCTTTTTCTCGATGAACCGACTGCGGGAATAGACCCAGTCGCTCGACGCTCCTTATGGAATTTGCTTTTTCATCTTGCATCTCAACAAAAAACTCTTTTCGTAAGTACGCATTATATGGATGAAGCGGAGCGATGCAGTCGAATCGGCTACATTTATATGTCGAAACTCATCCTGCTCGGCACTCCCGATGAAATCAAACGTCTCCCCGAAGTTTCTCCAGTAGGAACTCGAAGAGTGTCTGTAGAATCCGATAATCCGACGGAAACACTAAACGCATTCCGCAAAAAACCATTCGTGCATGACGCAACTCTTGTCGAATCCGATGTGCATTTGCTTATAGACGAATCGGTGACAGATGATGAAATATTAAAGTCAGTTCAAGGCATCCGCAGAGTACAGAGTGCTGAACCGAGCCTCGAAGATGTTTTCGTTGCAATAACGAAGAAGATGGCGGATTCATGA
- a CDS encoding ABC transporter permease produces MKGFSSVVYKEFIHLQRDPTTLIVALIMPLIQLIIFGYAVNFDVRHIETVVVNYDNSRESREFLARLEASQYLDIVSYVRTPQEATERLREGSAKVAVIIPPGFARILSAGGNPNIGVLVDGSDAQVSIRARFAIVSPPSEPIPGTPDARVNVLFNPTSRTAVFMVPGLIAVIMQVVTVALTAFSIVREKEQGTLEQLMVTPVGRLALMLGKLVPYAALAMTELIVILTISNVVFGVSIHGNVLWLLLMSIPFIASTLSIGLLISTFANTQTQALQFSMLFTLPSVLLSGYISPRETMPGWLYLLSNFLPATHYMQITRGIIVRGAGFSHLFPHMLILIAMALVLITIATKRFRKSIA; encoded by the coding sequence ATGAAAGGATTTTCGAGCGTCGTTTATAAAGAATTCATCCATTTGCAACGCGACCCGACGACGCTCATCGTAGCGCTCATCATGCCTCTCATACAACTCATCATCTTCGGTTATGCCGTCAACTTCGATGTGCGTCATATCGAAACCGTAGTCGTAAATTACGATAATAGTCGTGAAAGTCGTGAATTTCTCGCACGACTCGAAGCAAGTCAATATTTAGACATCGTTTCTTATGTAAGAACGCCGCAAGAAGCGACGGAAAGATTGCGAGAAGGTTCCGCGAAAGTCGCTGTGATAATCCCCCCCGGATTCGCGAGAATTCTCTCCGCCGGAGGCAACCCCAATATAGGAGTCTTAGTGGATGGTTCCGATGCGCAAGTTTCGATTCGCGCGCGCTTCGCAATCGTGAGCCCCCCCTCCGAACCGATTCCAGGAACTCCCGACGCGCGAGTAAACGTGCTTTTCAATCCTACGAGCCGCACTGCAGTTTTTATGGTCCCCGGTCTCATCGCGGTCATCATGCAAGTCGTTACGGTCGCTTTGACTGCCTTCAGCATCGTTCGAGAAAAAGAACAAGGCACTTTAGAACAGTTAATGGTTACTCCGGTCGGCCGTCTCGCTCTAATGCTCGGGAAATTGGTCCCTTACGCTGCGCTTGCAATGACAGAGTTAATCGTCATACTTACGATTTCGAACGTCGTTTTCGGCGTAAGCATTCATGGCAACGTTTTATGGCTTTTGCTGATGAGCATACCGTTCATTGCGTCTACACTCTCGATTGGATTGCTCATAAGCACTTTTGCGAACACACAAACACAAGCGCTTCAATTCTCCATGCTCTTTACGTTGCCTTCCGTTTTATTATCCGGCTACATTTCACCTCGCGAGACGATGCCCGGATGGCTCTACCTACTTTCTAATTTTCTTCCCGCTACGCATTACATGCAAATTACTCGTGGGATTATCGTCCGAGGGGCGGGGTTTTCTCATTTATTTCCGCACATGCTAATTCTGATTGCGATGGCATTAGTACTCATCACGATTGCTACAAAACGCTTCCGAAAAAGCATCGCGTAA
- a CDS encoding RecX family transcriptional regulator produces the protein MTRALRIALKMLRARGCFENEIRTRCLEKNCPPSEIESALNDLRAKKLLNDARLAEHLALLWSESKGWGNERIIETLMARGAPQEAIESSIARLPPEYERAERLVRGLDSRKALYKLRSAGFSEETLEKFSFDND, from the coding sequence ATGACGCGTGCTTTGAGAATCGCGCTGAAAATGCTGCGCGCGAGGGGTTGTTTCGAAAACGAGATTCGCACGCGATGTCTCGAAAAAAATTGCCCCCCTTCCGAAATAGAAAGCGCTCTAAACGATTTGCGAGCGAAGAAACTTTTGAACGATGCGCGTCTTGCAGAGCACCTCGCCCTTCTTTGGAGCGAAAGCAAAGGCTGGGGGAATGAAAGAATTATCGAAACTTTAATGGCGCGCGGAGCGCCGCAAGAGGCTATCGAGAGTTCCATCGCCCGGCTTCCCCCCGAATACGAAAGGGCAGAAAGACTCGTTCGTGGGCTCGATTCTCGGAAGGCTCTTTATAAACTTCGCTCCGCAGGCTTTTCGGAAGAGACGCTCGAGAAGTTTTCGTTCGACAATGATTAA
- the recA gene encoding recombinase RecA — translation MKKTKEELVSPKEQALKMAVSQIEKSFGKGAIMRLGETSTERVEAIPTGSISLDLALGVGGIPRGRITELFGSESSGKTTLALHIIAEAQKRGGLALFVDAEHALDVEYARALGVDVDRLYISQPATGEEALEIMDAVIRSGAVDIVVLDSVAALVPKAEIEGEMGDAFVGIQARMMSQALRKLGGHINKTNTAVIFINQLREKIGVMFGNPETTPGGRSLKFWASVRIEVRRAETIKDGAESIGARTKVKVVKNKVAPPFKACEFDILFGRGISKAADVLDTATTYGITTRAGTFYNYGELRLGQGRDNARAFLEANPQLLEEIAEKIREAARAKAAAIYSSSVAAVELDGSLEEEVTT, via the coding sequence ATGAAAAAAACCAAAGAAGAACTCGTATCTCCCAAAGAGCAAGCCCTCAAGATGGCGGTCTCCCAAATCGAGAAGTCCTTCGGTAAAGGCGCGATTATGCGGCTCGGCGAGACCAGCACCGAACGAGTCGAAGCGATTCCCACAGGTTCGATTAGCCTCGACCTCGCTTTGGGAGTCGGCGGTATCCCGAGAGGAAGAATCACCGAACTTTTCGGCTCGGAAAGTTCTGGAAAGACCACCCTCGCGCTGCACATCATCGCCGAAGCCCAAAAGCGCGGTGGGTTGGCACTTTTCGTAGACGCAGAACATGCTCTCGATGTGGAGTACGCTCGTGCGCTCGGAGTAGACGTGGACCGCCTTTACATCTCACAACCAGCCACTGGCGAGGAAGCGCTCGAAATCATGGATGCAGTGATTCGCTCGGGAGCGGTGGACATCGTAGTGCTCGATTCGGTGGCGGCTTTGGTACCCAAAGCGGAAATCGAAGGGGAAATGGGTGATGCTTTCGTGGGCATCCAGGCACGCATGATGTCGCAGGCGTTGCGAAAACTCGGCGGTCACATCAACAAAACGAACACTGCCGTAATCTTCATCAATCAATTGCGTGAAAAGATCGGTGTGATGTTCGGGAATCCCGAAACGACGCCGGGGGGGCGCTCCCTGAAATTCTGGGCATCCGTGCGCATCGAGGTGCGCAGAGCGGAGACGATAAAAGACGGCGCTGAATCCATCGGTGCTCGCACGAAAGTGAAGGTCGTCAAAAACAAAGTCGCGCCACCTTTCAAGGCTTGCGAGTTCGACATCCTTTTCGGAAGAGGGATTTCGAAAGCGGCGGACGTTTTGGACACAGCGACCACATACGGAATCACGACGCGTGCAGGAACTTTCTACAACTACGGTGAATTGCGGTTGGGACAAGGACGCGACAATGCGCGTGCATTTCTCGAAGCGAATCCTCAATTGCTGGAGGAAATCGCAGAGAAGATACGCGAAGCGGCGCGTGCAAAAGCCGCTGCTATTTACAGTTCTTCTGTTGCAGCAGTCGAGTTAGACGGCTCACTCGAAGAAGAGGTAACCACGTAG
- a CDS encoding F0F1 ATP synthase subunit epsilon, whose amino-acid sequence MSMFQLSVVSPDRIVVDEVAESLVAPGVEGYFGILAGHEPFVSQLKIGALKFRDAGGRDQKVAVAGGFLEASGDRVIVLADAAERAEEIDIERARAALERARKRLEEKDVNIVRAQAAIERALNRLKVAGA is encoded by the coding sequence ATGTCCATGTTCCAACTTTCCGTAGTTTCTCCGGATCGCATCGTAGTAGACGAAGTTGCGGAATCGCTCGTGGCTCCGGGTGTAGAAGGTTATTTCGGGATTCTCGCTGGTCATGAACCTTTCGTCTCACAACTGAAAATCGGTGCTCTGAAGTTTCGAGATGCGGGGGGGCGCGACCAGAAAGTTGCAGTTGCGGGGGGATTTTTGGAAGCGAGCGGCGATAGGGTGATTGTGCTCGCGGACGCTGCAGAAAGAGCCGAAGAGATCGATATAGAACGCGCTCGCGCAGCCTTAGAACGCGCGAGAAAACGTCTCGAAGAAAAAGATGTCAATATTGTACGCGCACAAGCGGCGATAGAACGCGCATTGAATCGTCTGAAAGTCGCTGGGGCATGA
- the atpD gene encoding F0F1 ATP synthase subunit beta encodes MPATGKVIQVLGPVVDARFPAESLPEIYNAIKIEDPKRGINLTCEVAQHMGDDIVRCVALSSTDGLVRGMPAVDTGGPITVPVGDVTLGRVFNLVGDPIDEGEPIPPDAERHPIHKPAPKFQEQNVKIEILETGLKVIDLLVPFNKGGKIGLFGGAGLGKTVLIQELIRNIAVEHAGVSVFAGVGERTREGNDLWLEMQHTKFKDASGRELRVIDKMAMVFGQMNEPPGARLRVGLSALTMAEYFRDVKRADVLLFIDNIFRFVQAGSEVSALLGRMPSAVGYQPTLATEMGALQERITSTNLGSITSVQAIYVPADDPTDPAPATTFSHLDAYVYLERRIAEKGIYPAVDPLASTSKNLDPRIVGQEHYEVARNVQQVLQRYRELQDIIAILGIDELSDEDKRIVARARRIERFLSQPNFVAEQFTGMPGKYVPVSETVKAFKEILSGKLDELPEQAFYMCGGLQDVYDKAEKMAAAV; translated from the coding sequence ATGCCCGCAACAGGAAAAGTAATTCAAGTACTCGGACCCGTAGTGGATGCCCGCTTCCCTGCTGAATCTCTTCCAGAGATTTACAACGCAATCAAAATCGAAGACCCTAAACGTGGCATCAATCTCACTTGCGAAGTCGCTCAACATATGGGCGACGATATCGTGCGATGCGTGGCTTTATCCTCCACGGACGGGCTCGTGCGAGGAATGCCAGCAGTAGATACGGGTGGACCTATCACTGTTCCCGTTGGAGATGTAACCCTGGGACGGGTTTTCAACCTCGTCGGTGACCCAATTGATGAAGGTGAACCGATTCCTCCAGACGCGGAGAGGCATCCCATTCATAAACCAGCGCCGAAATTCCAAGAGCAAAACGTAAAAATTGAAATTCTCGAAACGGGTTTGAAGGTCATTGACCTCCTCGTGCCTTTCAATAAAGGCGGAAAAATCGGTCTTTTCGGCGGAGCGGGGTTAGGCAAGACGGTTCTCATTCAAGAATTGATTCGCAACATCGCTGTAGAGCATGCCGGTGTATCGGTCTTCGCTGGTGTAGGTGAAAGAACCCGTGAAGGAAACGACCTTTGGCTCGAAATGCAGCACACCAAATTCAAAGATGCAAGTGGGCGGGAACTGCGAGTAATTGACAAAATGGCGATGGTCTTCGGACAGATGAACGAGCCGCCCGGTGCGCGTTTGAGAGTCGGTCTTTCCGCATTGACGATGGCGGAATATTTCCGAGACGTGAAACGCGCCGATGTCCTTTTATTCATTGATAATATTTTTAGATTCGTTCAGGCTGGTTCGGAAGTTTCCGCACTTTTAGGAAGAATGCCGAGCGCTGTCGGATATCAGCCGACCCTTGCAACGGAGATGGGGGCATTGCAAGAACGAATCACCTCGACGAATTTGGGCTCTATCACCTCCGTCCAGGCGATTTATGTGCCAGCAGACGACCCGACAGACCCAGCGCCTGCAACTACCTTCAGCCACCTCGACGCTTATGTGTACTTAGAGCGACGAATTGCAGAAAAGGGAATCTATCCGGCAGTAGACCCCCTTGCATCCACTTCGAAAAACCTCGACCCGCGCATCGTCGGTCAAGAGCATTACGAAGTCGCGCGGAACGTGCAACAAGTTTTGCAACGTTATCGCGAATTACAAGACATTATTGCGATTCTGGGAATCGACGAACTTTCTGACGAAGATAAACGAATCGTCGCTCGTGCTCGACGAATCGAACGCTTTTTGAGTCAGCCGAACTTCGTTGCGGAGCAATTCACGGGAATGCCGGGAAAATATGTTCCTGTTAGCGAAACGGTTAAAGCCTTCAAAGAAATCCTCTCCGGCAAATTAGATGAATTGCCCGAACAGGCATTTTATATGTGCGGAGGCTTGCAAGACGTTTACGACAAAGCAGAAAAGATGGCTGCGGCGGTTTAG
- a CDS encoding cytochrome c3 family protein has product MRPQVSRLLVLFALLLLGFIFLWTWTTPESFGEYGFFRGDALKEIQAQPPKFAGKQACLDCHSDLEESTQHFQVGVSCETCHGPALEHVKDFEKFKPSIPEKREFCGRCHGKNIARPSDFPQIDLSEHNPSEPCTSCHAIHE; this is encoded by the coding sequence ATGAGACCGCAAGTATCGCGACTGTTAGTGCTTTTTGCTTTGCTTTTACTCGGTTTCATTTTTCTATGGACTTGGACGACTCCAGAAAGTTTCGGAGAATATGGCTTTTTCCGAGGAGATGCCCTAAAAGAAATTCAAGCGCAACCTCCTAAATTTGCAGGAAAACAAGCTTGCCTGGATTGTCATTCGGACTTGGAAGAAAGCACCCAGCATTTTCAAGTCGGAGTGAGTTGTGAAACCTGTCATGGTCCTGCATTGGAGCATGTAAAAGATTTCGAAAAATTCAAACCGTCTATTCCAGAGAAACGAGAATTTTGCGGAAGATGCCACGGAAAGAATATAGCGCGACCATCCGATTTTCCTCAGATTGATTTATCGGAACATAACCCATCGGAACCGTGCACCTCTTGCCATGCCATCCACGAATAA
- a CDS encoding 4Fe-4S dicluster domain-containing protein, with translation MNEEIENKEEKNTITRGEFLASLFRSVLLIALGAVGWNWWVRVTRRIAHWKPKLHESGFPNSPWYSMAIDIEACIGCGLCVDACCKENNVPPGHFRTWVERYIVKMDGSVVITSPNGGRDGFPPDNIPEEQIAKAFYVPKLCNQCDQTPCTQVCPVGATFQTQDGVVLVDKDWCIGCRYCIQACPYGSRFFNPQTQTADKCTLCYHRIKKGLVPACVEVCPVHARIFGDVSDPESEISKFIRKNQVMVLKPHLRTGAKVAYKGLSKEVV, from the coding sequence ATGAACGAAGAAATAGAAAATAAAGAAGAGAAGAATACAATAACACGAGGGGAGTTTCTTGCATCCCTTTTCCGCTCGGTGCTTTTGATTGCACTCGGGGCTGTCGGCTGGAATTGGTGGGTGAGGGTTACACGGCGAATTGCGCATTGGAAACCTAAACTTCACGAATCAGGGTTTCCGAATTCACCATGGTATAGCATGGCGATAGATATTGAAGCATGCATCGGATGCGGATTGTGTGTGGATGCATGCTGTAAAGAAAATAATGTCCCCCCCGGTCATTTCCGAACGTGGGTTGAACGCTACATCGTCAAGATGGATGGCTCGGTCGTAATAACGTCTCCGAACGGAGGTCGCGATGGTTTTCCCCCCGACAATATCCCCGAAGAGCAAATAGCGAAAGCCTTCTACGTTCCAAAACTTTGCAATCAGTGTGACCAAACTCCCTGCACACAAGTATGCCCGGTGGGGGCTACATTCCAAACGCAAGACGGAGTCGTGTTAGTAGATAAAGATTGGTGCATCGGATGTCGCTACTGCATCCAAGCGTGTCCTTACGGTTCTCGTTTTTTCAATCCGCAAACGCAAACTGCCGATAAATGTACATTGTGCTATCACCGAATTAAAAAAGGTTTAGTTCCTGCATGCGTGGAGGTATGCCCTGTGCATGCCCGCATATTCGGTGACGTATCCGACCCTGAAAGTGAGATTTCTAAATTCATCAGAAAAAATCAAGTAATGGTTTTAAAACCTCATTTGCGCACTGGCGCAAAAGTCGCATACAAAGGGCTCAGCAAGGAGGTCGTATAA